One genomic segment of Phyllopteryx taeniolatus isolate TA_2022b chromosome 12, UOR_Ptae_1.2, whole genome shotgun sequence includes these proteins:
- the LOC133486603 gene encoding zinc finger protein 654-like codes for MRPGNSEYAPDAVASMADSESDIETDGLELALDSLCSRYCSDVSALKSKDYCAAFCELVEAYTGQWQVPLPQLKVLRTALCGFTKATAKFPDDCQHVNNILSRLALSIFELLLFFSIEEFGEKPLKDILDSYQACHAELLRHRNVYLQHAKLIIKAGGPWENRVLQAILNQTDLPSKEVDDYLSSELPVFLELRIRYLQACERIHEAMALARVCLEKHKPGKHLYFHQAYLTCLYKASLHEHLHKQMEELDGRDAVEIICNTERVEKDELLLSLCKAFLTQQLHKGDMYYIWDLVFIWSRLHLRARPSTQDFLTECMQLASSAKNVRAIFPFIKLVTNELGGDGVHVCVELCAMALQLCDVQADSVAQSLVSKTITFLLPGDLEICRACALLVFCLERSLEAYRMVHHLYKHPDQETHPHHSFVPTNVRFKILQMLKERLSFDPEFWSILALRNRCLELINDSVMKDVLIDDMTGEEEEDSCCDEELANVCVNDSCAQDLPSKCAGTESEKQPPLLEHTSDSQTVSLSSNAPVKKRKWRRRLQRKVHLLSDEDMDQGDDPEFMYNLKPTSLCSKSVYSLRHNLTKRENCTSVKLPVNRKREYLSRCVKSQIFKRKGKKKRWLQGLPRLEAPQTIQEKVVVVKGKKRGRKPAQRWELSYPDNEISLPKDESGLVEKSETESTEQQMPHLENDRESPQMKKQPEDIKDCGQTLAEGSHSCAVFAEPQTVSPAVEADPELDGPLQELQSSPIELMHSYYLKPINSDSDTVHPPESYALNNDIVEGPPILDDTKKSNRKVKVVRTWKEKSERGQKYAHLSYYCSSCKKNYKGLNVLRHSIAHFKRRNRCIICGKCFQHFVVGKKHIWDHIEELCKNHKDSDAEGAGTTNGTRSKQAEAHSEKKTSNEEPRKHCKVKVSSLSREDRIIRNLRFVIRKMQAQSKRLNKDTTTTELDFKDDQVVIQDGLVVVKAPVTRKEDEVDQAGENGYNVIYKFLLCPSLSCDRVFLKHGSNFTKHAVRCHLSEDQVLDKTFIWAKHKCTFCFRNLQFVQYYKEHIRRHDPSLPHFCYHAQCDQRFLTLQELKAHMSTHDPFSPVCAFANCDKQFSNLISLFDHEWRHYVPAPQRDELELGLNRQQRQSDEAPWKQRVKFEEIWLQSKQMKQDRLRVEKSTVGNLSERVSEAKAPDTGADSLKAAELSQKPVNGFEEAKQSKVSKRSTNKPHRKKKFRFTCVKPPPDPLNVKDLEQAATMSEVVRKLEEPLIAEHKSFNPQDPSYAPFYKMHFTRLPPSTYMDESQLSMRKRRDMDKDAHPQSQPCSSHSQVDHWARNETHKSKSNHEQKIRHRCDKCLASFSSIQELQKHKALNTCSALFGFDSEDET; via the exons ATGCGACCTGGCAACTCGGAGTATGCGCCGGATGCGGTAGCCAGTATGGCGGACAGCGAAAGTGATATAGAAACGGACGGGCTAGAATTAGCTCTAGACTCATTGTGCAGTCGTTATTGCAGCGATGTGTCCGCCCTAAAAAGCAAAGACTACTGCGCTGCTTTTTGTGAG TTGGTTGAAGCCTACACAGGCCAATGGCAGGTTCCTCTTCCTCAACTGAAGGTGCTGCGGACAGCACTGTGCGGTTTCACAAAAGCCACGGCCAAATTCCCCGATGACTGTCAGCACGTCAACAATATTCTCAGCCGTCTGGCCTT GAGTATCTTTGAGCTTCTGCTGTTTTTCAGCATAGAGGAATTTGGGGAAAAGCCTTTAAAAGACATCCTAGACTCCTATCAG gcATGTCATGCTGAGCTTTTAAGGCACAGGAATGTATATCTTCAGCATGCAAAGCTGATCATAAAAGCTGGTGGTCCATGGGAGAATCGGGTGTTGCAAGCAATCCTAAATCAGACAGATTTGCCTTCCAAAGAGG TTGACGATTACCTAAGCTCAGAGCTCCCTGTTTTCTTGGAACTGCGGATTCGCTATCTGCAAGCATGTGAGAGAATACATGAAGCTATGGCCCTGGCTAGAGTCTGCCTGGAGAAGCACAAGCCTGGAAAACATTTGTACTTCCATCAAGCTTACTTAACCTGTCTCTACAAGGCCTCACTGCATGAACACCTGCACAAGCAG ATGGAAGAGCTAGATGGCCGGGATGCGGTGGAGATCATCTGTAACACAGAGCGAGTCGAAAAAGATGAGCTCCTTTTGTCACTGTGCAAAGCCTTCCTTACCCAGCAGTTACACAAGGGTGACATGTACTACATATG GGACCTAGTGTTCATCTGGAGCAGGTTGCATCTTCGAGCCCGCCCGTCGACACAGGACTTCCTGACTGAGTGCATGCAGTTGGcttcctctgcaaagaatgtcCGCGCCATCTTTCCCTTCATCAAACTTGTCACCAACGAG CTGGGCGGCGACGGAGTGCACGTCTGCGTGGAGCTTTGTGCCATGGCCTTGCAGCTGTGTGACGTGCAAGCTGACAGTGTCGCTCAGTCTCTGGTCTCCAAGACCATTACCTTCCTCCTGCCGGGAGACCTGGAGATCTGTCGAGCATGCGCCCTGCTCGTGTTCTGCCTGGAGCGAAGCCTGGAAGCTTACCGAATGGTGCACCATCTGTACAAACATCCTGACCAGGAGACTCATCCTCACCATAGCTTTGTCCCAACCAACGTCCGCTTCAAAATTCTGCAG ATGCTGAAAGAACGTCTCTCTTTTGACCCAGAGTTCTGGAGCATCCTGGCCCTCAGGAACCGCTGCTTGGAGTTGATAAATGACAGCGTTATGAAGGATGTTCTTATCGATGATATGAcgggagaagaggaggaggacagcTGCTGTGATGAGGAGCTGGCAAATGTCTGCGTAAATGATTCTTGCGCTCAAGACTTGCCCAGCAAGTGCGCTGGGACTGAATCTGAGAAACAGCCCCCTCTACTGGAACATACTTCTGATAGCCAGACGGTAAGCTTGTCAAGTAATGCTCCTGTGAAGAAGAGAAAATGGCGCAGGAGACTGCAAAGGAAAGTCCACCTTTTGTCTGATGAGGACATGGACCAAGGTGATGATCCAGAGTTCATGTACAATCTCAAACCCACGTCTTTGTGTAGCAAATCTGTATATTCACTAAGACACAATCTCACTAAGAGGGAAAATTGTACTTCTGTCAAACTCCCCGTCAATCGAAAGAGAGAATATTTGTCCCGATGTGTGAAGAGCCAaatttttaaaaggaaaggcAAGAAGAAGAGATGGTTGCAAGGTCTTCCCAGGCTGGAGGCGCCTCAAACCATCCAAGAGAAGGTGGTCGTAGTGAAAGGGAAAAAGCGGGGCAGGAAGCCTGCCCAGAGATGGGAACTCTCTTACCCTGATAATGAAATATCCCTCCCCAAGGATGAGTCTGGGCTTGTAGAGAAATCTGAAACAGAAAGCACAGAGCAGCAAATGCCTCACCTGGAGAATGACCGTGAGAGTccacagatgaagaaacaacCCGAGGACATAAAGGATTGCGGTCAAACCCTGGCGGAAGGTTCCCATAGTTGTGCTGTTTTTGCTGAGCCTCAGACTGTTAGCCCAGCTGTTGAAGCTGACCCCGAGCTTGATGGACCACTCCAGGAATTACAGAGCTCTCCAATAGAACTGATGCACAGTTACTATCTAAAGCCTATAAACAGTGACAGTGACACAGTGCACCCTCCAGAATCCTACGCACTCAATAATGACATTGTGGAAGGGCCGCCAATCCTTGACGACACTAAAAAATCAAACAGAAAG GTGAAAGTGGTGAGGACGTGGAAGGAAAAGTCTGAACGAGGACAAAAGTATGCTCATTTGAGTTACTACTGTAGCTCCTGTAAGAAAAACTATAAAGGATTGAATGTGTTGAGGCATTCCATTGCCCACTTCAAGAGGCGGAACAGGTGTATAATCTGCGGGAAATGCTTCCAACACTTCGTTGTAGGCAAAAAGCACATTTGGGATCACATAGAGGAACTGTGCAAGAACCACAAAGACTCTGATGCCGAGGGAGCTGGAACCACAAACGGGACGAGGAGTAAGCAGGCTGAGGCTCACAGTGAAAAAAAGACTTCAAACGAGGAACCTCGGAAACATTGCAAAGTCAAAGTTTCCAGCCTTAGTAGGGAAGATCGAATCATCCGAAACCTCCGCTTTGTCATCAGGAAGATGCAGGCCCAGTCCAAGAGGTTGAATAAAGACACCACCACAACAGAGTTAGACTTTAAGGACGACCAGGTCGTCATTCAAGACGGCCTGGTCGTCGTCAAAGCTCCTGTGACCAGAAAGGAGGATGAAGTGGACCAGGCAGGAGAAAACGGCTATAACGTGATCTACAAGTTTCTGCTGTGCCCTTCCTTGTCCTGCGATCGGGTGTTCCTGAAACACGGAAGCAACTTTACCAAGCATGCCGTCAGATGTCACCTCAGCGAAGACCAGGTGCTGGATAAGACCTTCATCTGGGCCAAGCACAAATGCACCTTCTGCTTTCG CAACCTCCAGTTTGTCCAGTATTACAAGGAGCACATAAGGCGCCACGACCCCTCCCTGCCACACTTCTGCTACCACGCGCAATGCGACCAGCGCTTCTTGACGTTGCAGGAACTGAAAGCGCACATGAGCACCCATGACCCTTTCAGTCCCGTGTGCGCTTTCGCCAACTGCGACAAGCAGTTCTCCAACTTAATAAGCCTCTTCGACCACGAGTGGAGACACTACGTCCCGGCTCCTCAGAGGGACGAGCTGGAGCTGGGTCTCAACCGGCAGCAAAGGCAAAGCGACGAGGCTCCGTGGAAGCAGAGGGTGAAGTTTGAGGAGATATGGCTACAGAGCAAGCAAATGAAACAGGATAGATTGAGAGTTGAGAAATCTACTGTCGGAAATCTCAGCGAAAGAGTCAGTGAGGCGAAGGCGCCGGACACCGGGGCGGATTCTTTGAAGGCGGCAGAGCTTAGCCAAAAGCCTGTCAACGGATTCGAGGAGGCGAAACAAAGCAAAGTGTCGAAACGAAGCACTAACAAACCCCATCGAAAAAAGAAGTTCAGGTTTACCTGTGTCAAGCCACCTCCGGATCCCTTGAACGTCAAGGACCTGGAGCAGGCTGCCACAATGTCCGAGGTCGTCCGGAAGTTGGAGGAGCCGCTCATCGCCGAGCACAAGAGCTTCAACCCTCAAGATCCTTCCTACGCGCCTTTCTACAAAATGCACTTCACCAGGCTGCCGCCCTCCACCTACATGGACGAGTCTCAGCTGTCCATGCGCAAGAGGAGAGACATGGACAAGGACGCTCACCCGCAAAGTCAGCCCTGTAGTTCTCACAGCCAGGTGGATCATTGGGCAAGGAACGAGACACACAAGAGCAAAAGTAACCATGAACAGAAGATCAGACATAGGTGCGATAAGTGTCTCGCCTCCTTCAGCAGCATACAAGAACTCCAGAAACACAAAGCTCTCAACACCTGCTCCGCTTTATTTGGTTTTGACTCTGAAGACGAAACTTAA
- the htr1fa gene encoding 5-hydroxytryptamine receptor 1F: protein MDFPNCTEAVYATSSGEYDALETTRLPPRKIILSVTLSVLAILTTFLNCLVITAIAVTRKLHHPANYLICSLAVTDLLVAVLVMPVSIIYIQKETWVMGEVVCTIWLSVDITCCTCSILHLAAIAIDRYRAITDAVEYSRKRTGARAGAMVAVVWLLSILISLPPLLWRYYTGDADQEDQCIILHHHIAFTLYSTLGAFYIPLLLILILYFKIYRAAQTLYMRREASRASRHSCMTNGSMIPSTYTAGDVGDGGPRSPDPVSPQDKSFSDPSTEEPPRERVRISIKKFHCKGRRHDSRSESRRSQLSQGPRISGSRERKAASTLGLIIGAFVICWLPFFVKEVIVNTCSSCSTSMEMADFLTWLGYINSLINPLIYTIFNEDFKKAFQRLVRCSSYL, encoded by the coding sequence ATGGATTTTCCCAACTGTACTGAAGCGGTGTATGCTACAAGCAGCGGTGAGTATGATGCACTGGAGACCACCAGACTGCCTCCCAGGAAGATCATCCTTTCAGTGACACTCTCCGTGCTGGCCATTTTGACCACGTTCCTCAACTGCTTGGTGATCACAGCTATCGCCGTCACCCGCAAGTTACATCACCCTGCCAACTACCTCATCTGCTCACTGGCGGTGACTGACCTGCTGGTGGCCGTTCTGGTCATGCCCGTTAGTATCATATACATTCAGAAAGAAACCTGGGTCATGGGTGAGGTGGTGTGCACCATCTGGCTGAGTGTGGACATCACGTGCTGCACGTGCTCCATCCTTCACCTGGCTGCCATCGCCATAGACCGCTACAGGGCCATCACAGATGCCGTGGAGTACTCGCGCAAACGCACGGGGGCCCGGGCAGGAGCCATGGTGGCCGTTGTGTGGCTCTTGTCCATCCTTATTTCGCTTCCTCCTCTTTTATGGCGGTACTACACAGGGGACGCAGATCAGGAAGATCAATGCATCATCCTCCACCATCACATCGCCTTCACCCTGTACTCCACCCTCGGGGCGTTTTACATCCCCCTTTtgctcatcctcatcctctacTTTAAAATCTACCGAGCTGCTCAGACCCTTTACATGCGACGGGAGGCCAGCAGGGCGAGCCGTCACTCGTGCATGACCAACGGGAGCATGATCCCTTCCACTTACACTGCTGGAGACGTCGGTGATGGGGGACCTCGGAGTCCAGACCCCGTCAGCCCACAAGATAAATCGTTCTCCGACCCCTCGACGGAGGAGCCGCCTCGCGAACGGGTGCGTATTTCTATCAAAAAGTTCCACTGCAAGGGCCGTCGGCATGACTCACGCAGTGAGTCACGGAGGAGCCAGCTCTCCCAAGGACCACGCATCTCAGGCTCACGGGAACGCAAAGCTGCATCCACACTGGGCTTGATTATCGGAGCGTTTGTCATTTGCTGGTTGCCCTTTTTTGTCAAGGAGGTGATCGTCAACACATGCAGCTCTTGCAGCACGTCAATGGAGATGGCTGACTTTCTGACGTGGCTGGGATATATCAACTCCCTCATCAATCCCCTCATCTACACCATCTTTAATGAGGATTTCAAAAAGGCTTTCCAAAGACTGGTTAGGTGCAGTAGTTACCTCTGA